The nucleotide sequence CTTCTTTGCAAGTTCCACTTCCCCAATGCCCTTGAACCATGCGACAAAATCACTCTCCTCTTTTTTCAGACGAAGGGGTGCCTCAAACATATGGAAATACAGGGAGTAAACAGTAACCCTTCCAATCTGATCCTGAAACTCACGAAGAT is from Syntrophales bacterium and encodes:
- a CDS encoding DUF5752 family protein, which encodes LREFQDQIGRVTVYSLYFHMFEAPLRLKKEESDFVAWFKGIGEVELAKKMARLDPYTMTLEVLRKRVIKLVGDYVSAKH